The Candidatus Sericytochromatia bacterium genome includes the window AGGTCCAGCCCCTGGCTGCGCAGCTTGTCGATCGTGCTGATCATGATCACGCCGTTCTGCACGGCCACGCCGAACAGGGCGATGAAGCCGACGCTGGCGCTGACGGACAGGTGCTGGCCACTGACCGCCAGCGCGGCGATCCCGCCGATCAAGGCGAAAGGCACGTTCAGCAGCACCACGCCGGCCCGCAGGAGCGAACCGAAGGTCAGAAACAGCAGCAGGTAAATCAGGCCGAGCACGATCGGCACCACGATCATGAGCGTGCCCATGGCCCGCTGCTGGTTCTCGAACTGGCCGCCCCAGCTGAGGATGTAGCCCGACGGCAGCGGGACCTCACGGGCGATCGCCCGCTTGGCATCGGCCACGAACGAGCCGATATCGCGGCCATTCACGTTACACTCCACCACCACGCGGCGCTGACCATTTTCCCGGCTGATCACGGCCGGGCCCTGCGACAGCGAGATATCTGCCACGTGCCCGAGCGGCACCCGGCCACCGCCCGTGAGCGGCACCGGGATGGCTGCGAGCGCCTCCACGTCGCTGCGCAGCGCAGCAGGCAAGCGCACGGCCACCCCGATGCGACGCTGGCCCTCCAGCAACTCCGTCGCGACGTGCCCGCCGATGGCCGCCTCCACCACCGTGCCGAGGTCCTCGCTGGTCAGGCCGTAATGGGCCATGCGGGCCCGGTCGTAGCTGATTTGCAGCTGGGCCAGGCCACTCAGCTGTTCGGTCTTCACGTCGCTGGCGCCGGCCACGCGTTGCAGGGCAGCCTGGATCGCCGTGCCCTTCGCTTGCAGGACCTCCAGGTCCTCACCGAAGAGCTTGACGGCCACCTGGCTTTTGACCCCGCTGACCAGCTCGTCGACGCGCACCGCGATGGGCTCCCCAAAGCTGAGCCCGATGCCGGGGATGTGTCGTGTGACGGCCTCCATCCGCTCCACCAGGGCGGCCTTGGTGCGGGCGCTGACCCACTGCAGATGGGGTTTGAGCTGGATGAAGATGTCGCTCATGGCCACGTCCATCGGGTCACTGGCCACCTCGGCCCGTCCGGTGCGGGTCGTGACCGAGAGCACTTCCGGCAGTTGCTTGAGGGCCCGTTCGACCGCGTTGGCCTGGGCGTTGGCCTTGGCCAGCGAGACGCTGGGCAGGCGCGAGGCCGTGATCACGCTGCTGCCCTCGTCCATGCTGGGCAGGAATTCGGTGCCCAGGCCCGGCACCATGGCCAGCGACACCAGCAGGCCCCCCAGGGCGAGGCCCGCGACGGCCTTGCCCTGGCCCAGGGCCCCCTTCAGGGAGCGCGCATAGGCGGCCTGCAGGCCGTGCAGGAGCGGATTCTCGTGCGCGGCCGTGTCACGCCGCAGCAGCAGCGACGCCAGCACCGGCACCAGCGTCAGGGCCAGCACCAGCGAGCCGAACAGGGCAAAGCCGATCGTGAAGGCCATGGGCGCGAACATCTTGCCTTCCAGGCCGCCCAGCGTGAAAAGGGGCAGGAACACGGCGATGATGATGGCAATCGCGAAGACGATCGGGCGTCCCACCTCGGTGGCCGATTCCGCTACCACCGCCAGCACCGGCTGGCTGCCGCGCTTGTCGTGCAGGTGGCGGTAAATGTTCTCGACCATCACGATGCTGGCGTCCACCATCATGCCCAGCCCGATCGCCAGGCCGCCCAGGCTCATGAGATTGCCGGGCAGGTTGAACGCCTGCATCATCAGGAAGGCAAACAGCATGGCAAGCGGGATGGTGACCGCGACCATCAGGCTGCTTGGCACGTGCCAGAGGAAGAACAGCAAGACCCCGACCACCAGCACGCCGCCCTCCACCAAGGCGCGTTCGACCGTGCCGACCGCGTTTTCGACCAGCTCGCTCTGGTCGTAGAAGGGCTTGATGCGCATGCCCGGGGGCAGGGCCGGCGCGACCTCGGCCAGCTTGTCCTTGACCCGCTGGATCACCTCGCGGCCGTTCTCGCCGCGCAACTTCATCACGATGCCGGCCACCGTCTCCGCGCCGTCGCGGGTCGCCGCGCCCTGGCGCGGGGCTGCGCCGATGCCCACCTGGGCCACGTCGCGCAGGTAGACCGGCCGCCCGGCCCGCACGGCCACCAGGGTCTGGGGCAGCTCCTCGGCCTGCGTGATGGTGCCCAGACCGCGCACCAGGAACTGCTCGTCGCCCCGTTCGAAATAATTGCCCGGCGCATTGCGGTTGCTACGCGCCAGCGCGTCGATCACGTCCTGGATGGTCAGGCCATAGGCCGCCAGGCGATCCGGCCGGATCTCGACGTGGTGTTGCTTGAGCAGACCGCCCAGCGTGTTGACCTCGGTCACCCCCGGCACCGTGCGGAGTTGCGGGCGAATCAGCCACTCCTGTACGGTCCGTCGGGTCATCAGGTCGTAGGGACCTTCCAGCGTGTACTGGAAGATCTCCCCCATGCCCGAGGCGATCGGTCCGAGCGTGGCCTTGGCGTTGTCGGGAAGGGCGCTCTGCGCCACCGTCAGGCGTTCCGCCACCTGTTGCCGGGCGAAGTAGATGTCGGCCCGGTCCTCGAACACCACCGTGATCACGGCCAGGCCGAACTTGGAGATCGAGCGCACCTGGGTGACGCGCGGGACGCCGTTCAGCTCGAGTTCGAGCGGAAAGGTGACCAGGCGCTCCACGTCCGGCGGCGCCATGCCGGGCACTTCCGCCAGCACCTGAACCTGCACGTTGGTGACGTCCGGAAAGGCGTCGATCGGAAGCTTGAGGAAGGACCACACGCCGGCGGCAATCAGGGCCAGGGTGGTGATCAGGACGGCCGCTCGCTGCGCCAGGGCGAGGTGAATCAGTTTTTCAATCACGGCGTCACTCTCCGCCGAACGAAGCCTTGCGGGCCTCGGACTGCAGGTCGAAGGCGCCCTGGCTGACCACGCGCTGACCGAGCGTGAGGCCTGTGGTGATGCCCACCCACTGGCCGTTGCGCGCACCGGGCGTGACCGTCACCTCGCGGAAGCGGTCCTCGCCTTCAGCCACAAACACGAAGCTGCGCTCTCCCTCCTGCAACAAGGCCATCGTTGACACGGCCAGACTGCGCACGCGGCCGGTGTCGATGCGCACGCGCGCCGACATGCCCGGCCGCAGCAGCCCTTCGCGATTGGGCACATCGATCAGGGCCTTGCCCGTGTGACTGTTCACATCCAGCAGCGGGGCGACGCGCACCACCCGCGCTGCGATCTCGCTGCCCCCCAGCGCATCGACGGCGATCCGGGCGGCTTGGCCGGCCCGGACGAGGCGCCAGTTGCGCTCCGGAATGTCCGTTTCGACTCGCACCGTGCGCATGTCGGCCAGCGCGAAGAGCGGTTCGGCATCCTCCGGAGCGACCCGATCGCCCCGGGTCGCGTGACGCTGCGTGATCAGCCCGCTGACCGGGGCGCGCAGCCGATGCAGCGGGTCGACGTGTCCCCGACGCGCCAAGCCGTCCATCTGGGCCTGGTCGAAACCGAGCAGGCGCAGCTCCTCCGCAGCCTGCGAGAGGGCAATCTGGCTGGCGTCGCGCTCCTGCACGGCCGTTTCCAGCTCGCGACGGGAGGCCAGCGTGTCCGCGAACAGGCGCTGCTGGCGCTCCCATTCGCGCCGGGCCAGCCGGGCTTCGCCGAGGGCCTTCAGGTAGCTGGCCTGCGCCCGGCCCAGTTCCGCGCTGCGGATGATCGCCAGGGTCTGCCCCTGCGTGACGGCGTCACCCACGCCGACCCGCACCTCCGCCAGCTGGCCCGTGAGCGGGGCGTGGACCACGGCTTCCGATTCAGGGCGGGTCACCACGTCGCCCAAGGCATTGACCTCCAGGGAAAAGTCGCGCCGGGACACGGGCGTGAGCTGGAGTGCCAGGTGCTGGCGCACCGCCTCGCTCAGCTGGAGCGTGCCGCCGGCGGAGTCTTGGGGGGCTTCGCTCGGTTCCGCGGGCGGCGCCTCTCCCCGGCAGGCGACGAGGGCCAGCGCCAGGGCTGTCAGGGCGAGCAGACGATGAGGGTGGACAGGCACAGAGACGGTCTCCTGGTGGCAGGGCTTGCGTTCAACGCCCGCAGGCTTCTTCCAGGCGCAGCCTGGCAAGGTGGTAGCTGAGCAGGGCCGTTCGATGGGCCGTCTCGGCCTCGAGTCGTTCCTGGCGGGCCGTCAGCAACTCGACCGCCGTGCCGGCCCCGGCCTTCAGTCGTGCTTCGGCTTTCTCGACGGCGTGCAGCGCGAGGGCCAGCGCACCGTCTGAAATTTCACGCACGCGGGCCGCGGCCAGGCGCGTTTCCAGCCAGGCGTCGGTTACCTCCGCGGCGATCGCCGCTTCCGCCGCCGTTCGCTCGGCGTCCTGCCGTGCGGCCTCGGCGGCGTGGGCCGCCACTTCGGCCCGGTAGTCGTTCCAGAGTGGCACGGGCAGGGCAAAGGCGCCGTAAAGCAGCGGCGCCAGCAAGGGGCCCGCCGTGCCGCCCTGCAGGTCGAGCTCGCCTTCACCGAAGCGCAGCGACTCGGCCAGACGCATGCCGCGTCGTTCCCGCCGGGCGGCCAGTTCGGCGGCGCGGGGTTCGACCCGTCGGGACAGGGCTTCCTGAATCCAGCGTTTGAGCTCACCGGGCGGCGCGGGCACGGCCGGATCCATGCCCGGCAGCGTCACGGGCGCATCGACCGGGCGGCCGAGCAGCAGGTTCAGCTGCGCCCGGGCGCGCTCACCGCTGGCCTGCGCCTGGTTCAGCTTTTGCCGGGCCATGGCCAGTTCGAATTCGGTGTGAATCAGCTCGTGGGCGGCCAGCGCGCCGGCCGCGACGCGGCGCTGCCCGCGGGCCAGTTCGCCCTGCAGGAAGCCCACCAGTCGGCTGTGGTCCTGCACGCCCGCTTCGGCCAGCCAGAGCGAGACGTGGCTGCGGCGCGCCTGGAAGCCGACCTGCCGTCGCGTGGCCGCCAGCCGGAGCTCCAGCGTCAGCGCCTCGTCCTCGGCGGCTTCCCGCCGCTGCTGGGCCAGCTGACGGAAGTCGAGCGGTTGGCGCAGGCCGAAGGTGAGCATGTGGTTGCCGAGGTCAGGGGAACTCTGAAACTGGGACACCAGCGCAGGGTTGCTCCAGGCTCCGGCCGCCTGCGCGCGGGCGCGTGCCGCTTCGCTGGCCTTTTCCAGCGCTCGCAGCGTCGGGCTGGTGGCGATCGCCAGCCGAGCCGCCTCCTCGGCCGAAAGGGCCTGGAGGGGAGCCGCCTGAACGGGCGGGACGCACAGCCCGACGAGCAGCCCCGCCGTCCACAGCAGGGTGGCCACGGCGCGCACCCGCAAGCGGGGCGAGGATTCAGGGGGCTCGTTCATCGGGGGCTTCTCACGCGGATGGCTGAGGCTCAACCGCGACGCCCCATGTCGTGCAGCGGTTGGCGCAGGCGGAGCGTGGCGGTCATGTGAGCGGGGGAGAAATTCAAAAAGCCGTGCACCAGGTAGATCTCCTCAGGCCCGCAGTTCCAGAGCAGCTTGAGTTCCGTGTCGCCCTTGCGATGGTCGATTGTCCGCGCCACCGCCACCAGGCCTGTTGGTGCGCGGCCCACAAAAATATCCAGCGGCTCGCCATCCTCGCCGGGCACCCCGTTCACGTAGCCGTAGTCGATCGGGTAGATGATTTCGGGGTGGTGCGGGTGGCATTCGCCACAAGGGCGCTCGATCGTGATGCCGGCGGCCTGCACCGTAGCCTCAAGCGTCTCCCACGCCACCTCGGGTGGCGCGGGAAAGTGCCAGGACAGGCCGCCGCTCACCGGGGTCGCCTTACAGCAGCGCCTTGAGGTCGGCCTCGAAGACCTCCATCGCGGTGGAGCCCACGTACTTCTTCACGATCTGCCCCTGACGGTCGACCAGGAAGGTCGTCGGGATGCTGCGGATGTTGCCGTAGGCGGCCTCGACGGTGGGATCGCTCATCAGCATGGTGTAGTTGATGCCCTGTTCCTTGGCGAAATTGTTCACGACCTCGGCCCCGCCCTTGTCGACCGAGATGCCGATCACCTCCAGGCCCTTGGCCTGGTACTTCTTCTGCAGCGCGATGAAGCCCGGAATCTCCTCCCGGCAAGGCGGGCACCAGGTGGCCCAGAAGTCGATCAGGCGCACCTTGCCCTTCATCTCGCTGAGCGAGAAGGACTTGTCGCTGTTGCTGTGCTTGAGCGTGAACTCCGGCGCCGGCTTGATCGGCTTGAGCTTGCTGGCGGCATCAGCCGGCGACGCGACACCCAGTGACATGATCAGGCCCACGGCCAAGGCGGTGCGACGAAACATCGGGAAGTCCTCTCTGGGGCGCGCCGGCAGTGCGGCGGGTGATGCGGGGACGATCGGGCGACTGTTCGTCGGGGAGCAGCACGCCCGGGCCCCCACATTATGGCGCATGCCCTGCCCGCTGGGGAGGGGCCCTCGCCTGTCGGCTGCGGCCCGGGGGCAGGATCGGCTACGTTTGGGGCATGGCCCCCATCGCGGCCGGCCGTTTCGGCCCGTTTGGCCTCAGCAGGCCGCCGTGCCCAGGGGCGTGGGGAGGAAGACGCGTGGTGTTACAAGCTCCGGCCTGGTATCACGAGGCGGTCTTTTACGAGCTGGCGCCGCGCACCTTCTGCGATGGCAATGGCGATGGCATCGGCGATTTCAAAGGCCTGACCCAACGCCTGCCCTACCTGGCCGAACTGGGGGTGAGCTGCCTCTGGCTGCTGCCGATGTATCCCTCACCGCTGCGCGACGATGGCTACGACATCAGCGACTACCGCGCGATTCACCCCGACCTTGGCAGCCTGGCCGAGTTCCAGGTCTTCCTGCGCGACGCCCA containing:
- a CDS encoding TolC family protein — translated: MNEPPESSPRLRVRAVATLLWTAGLLVGLCVPPVQAAPLQALSAEEAARLAIATSPTLRALEKASEAARARAQAAGAWSNPALVSQFQSSPDLGNHMLTFGLRQPLDFRQLAQQRREAAEDEALTLELRLAATRRQVGFQARRSHVSLWLAEAGVQDHSRLVGFLQGELARGQRRVAAGALAAHELIHTEFELAMARQKLNQAQASGERARAQLNLLLGRPVDAPVTLPGMDPAVPAPPGELKRWIQEALSRRVEPRAAELAARRERRGMRLAESLRFGEGELDLQGGTAGPLLAPLLYGAFALPVPLWNDYRAEVAAHAAEAARQDAERTAAEAAIAAEVTDAWLETRLAAARVREISDGALALALHAVEKAEARLKAGAGTAVELLTARQERLEAETAHRTALLSYHLARLRLEEACGR
- a CDS encoding efflux RND transporter periplasmic adaptor subunit, translated to MPVHPHRLLALTALALALVACRGEAPPAEPSEAPQDSAGGTLQLSEAVRQHLALQLTPVSRRDFSLEVNALGDVVTRPESEAVVHAPLTGQLAEVRVGVGDAVTQGQTLAIIRSAELGRAQASYLKALGEARLARREWERQQRLFADTLASRRELETAVQERDASQIALSQAAEELRLLGFDQAQMDGLARRGHVDPLHRLRAPVSGLITQRHATRGDRVAPEDAEPLFALADMRTVRVETDIPERNWRLVRAGQAARIAVDALGGSEIAARVVRVAPLLDVNSHTGKALIDVPNREGLLRPGMSARVRIDTGRVRSLAVSTMALLQEGERSFVFVAEGEDRFREVTVTPGARNGQWVGITTGLTLGQRVVSQGAFDLQSEARKASFGGE
- a CDS encoding TlpA disulfide reductase family protein, which produces MFRRTALAVGLIMSLGVASPADAASKLKPIKPAPEFTLKHSNSDKSFSLSEMKGKVRLIDFWATWCPPCREEIPGFIALQKKYQAKGLEVIGISVDKGGAEVVNNFAKEQGINYTMLMSDPTVEAAYGNIRSIPTTFLVDRQGQIVKKYVGSTAMEVFEADLKALL
- a CDS encoding CusA/CzcA family heavy metal efflux RND transporter, whose protein sequence is MIEKLIHLALAQRAAVLITTLALIAAGVWSFLKLPIDAFPDVTNVQVQVLAEVPGMAPPDVERLVTFPLELELNGVPRVTQVRSISKFGLAVITVVFEDRADIYFARQQVAERLTVAQSALPDNAKATLGPIASGMGEIFQYTLEGPYDLMTRRTVQEWLIRPQLRTVPGVTEVNTLGGLLKQHHVEIRPDRLAAYGLTIQDVIDALARSNRNAPGNYFERGDEQFLVRGLGTITQAEELPQTLVAVRAGRPVYLRDVAQVGIGAAPRQGAATRDGAETVAGIVMKLRGENGREVIQRVKDKLAEVAPALPPGMRIKPFYDQSELVENAVGTVERALVEGGVLVVGVLLFFLWHVPSSLMVAVTIPLAMLFAFLMMQAFNLPGNLMSLGGLAIGLGMMVDASIVMVENIYRHLHDKRGSQPVLAVVAESATEVGRPIVFAIAIIIAVFLPLFTLGGLEGKMFAPMAFTIGFALFGSLVLALTLVPVLASLLLRRDTAAHENPLLHGLQAAYARSLKGALGQGKAVAGLALGGLLVSLAMVPGLGTEFLPSMDEGSSVITASRLPSVSLAKANAQANAVERALKQLPEVLSVTTRTGRAEVASDPMDVAMSDIFIQLKPHLQWVSARTKAALVERMEAVTRHIPGIGLSFGEPIAVRVDELVSGVKSQVAVKLFGEDLEVLQAKGTAIQAALQRVAGASDVKTEQLSGLAQLQISYDRARMAHYGLTSEDLGTVVEAAIGGHVATELLEGQRRIGVAVRLPAALRSDVEALAAIPVPLTGGGRVPLGHVADISLSQGPAVISRENGQRRVVVECNVNGRDIGSFVADAKRAIAREVPLPSGYILSWGGQFENQQRAMGTLMIVVPIVLGLIYLLLFLTFGSLLRAGVVLLNVPFALIGGIAALAVSGQHLSVSASVGFIALFGVAVQNGVIMISTIDKLRSQGLDLQVAIVEGAGMRLRPVLMTALVASLGLVPLALSSGIGAEIQRPLAWVVIGGLFSSTALTLYLLP